From Streptomyces durmitorensis, a single genomic window includes:
- the rpmF gene encoding 50S ribosomal protein L32 yields the protein MAVPKRKMSRSNTRHRRAQWKASTPQLVPVTVDGSAYLVPQRLAKAYQRGLLRPEG from the coding sequence ATGGCCGTACCCAAGCGGAAAATGTCCCGCAGCAACACCCGCCACCGCCGAGCCCAGTGGAAGGCCAGCACCCCCCAGCTCGTGCCGGTCACCGTCGACGGCTCCGCCTACCTGGTGCCCCAGCGGCTCGCCAAGGCGTACCAGCGCGGCTTGCTGCGCCCCGAGGGCTGA
- a CDS encoding substrate-binding domain-containing protein, protein MREPRDVRRQRILAVVESRGEARLSDLADDLEVSVITVRRDVEDLAREGKLRRGHGTARSVGPVERSSAPAEPPASGGAVALMVPERHTYLYETMHGARGVLNEAGVRVALHIAPQVEGAERPLVERVLAEDVRGLLIAPRWRTAAEEEADYAWLAASGVPTVLMERRPRAGSALHAMDSVCTDHWYGIHLAVDHLVGLGHRRIVLAARDDSPTARALRAAFAEIAASRPEIEDWSVMLSAAGAGPGRVREPLDLAARLRERGATAAVLHGDVDALMLVQQLMDRGVRVPQDCSVVAYDDVVAALGSTPLTAVSPPKHEVGRTAAGLLLRRLDELAGPGAGTTQRVQLLPELKVRGSATHPGIV, encoded by the coding sequence ATGCGGGAGCCGAGGGATGTCAGGCGGCAGCGGATACTCGCCGTCGTGGAGTCGCGTGGTGAGGCGCGGCTGAGTGATCTCGCCGACGATCTAGAGGTCTCGGTGATCACCGTGCGCCGGGACGTCGAAGACCTCGCCCGGGAGGGCAAGTTGCGGCGCGGGCACGGCACTGCGCGGTCGGTCGGGCCGGTGGAACGGAGCTCCGCGCCTGCCGAGCCGCCGGCGAGCGGCGGGGCCGTGGCGCTGATGGTGCCCGAGCGGCACACCTATCTGTACGAGACGATGCACGGGGCCCGCGGCGTCCTGAACGAGGCCGGGGTGCGGGTCGCGCTGCACATCGCACCGCAGGTGGAGGGCGCCGAACGGCCGCTGGTCGAGCGGGTGTTGGCCGAGGACGTGCGGGGTCTCCTCATCGCCCCGCGCTGGCGCACCGCGGCCGAGGAGGAGGCGGACTACGCCTGGCTCGCCGCGTCGGGCGTACCCACGGTCCTGATGGAGCGGCGCCCGCGCGCGGGCAGTGCGCTGCACGCCATGGACTCGGTCTGCACCGACCACTGGTACGGCATCCATCTCGCCGTCGACCACCTCGTCGGGCTCGGCCACCGGCGGATCGTCCTGGCCGCCCGCGACGACAGCCCGACGGCCAGGGCGCTGCGCGCTGCCTTCGCCGAGATCGCCGCGTCCCGGCCCGAGATCGAGGACTGGTCCGTGATGCTCAGCGCCGCGGGCGCGGGCCCCGGCAGGGTGCGCGAACCACTGGACCTGGCGGCGCGGCTCCGCGAACGCGGGGCGACGGCGGCCGTGCTGCACGGCGACGTGGACGCCCTGATGCTCGTGCAGCAGCTCATGGACCGCGGGGTGCGGGTGCCGCAGGACTGCTCGGTGGTGGCGTACGACGACGTGGTGGCCGCGCTCGGCAGCACGCCGCTGACCGCCGTGTCCCCGCCGAAGCACGAGGTGGGGCGGACGGCGGCCGGGCTTCTGCTGCGCAGGCTGGACGAGTTGGCGGGGCCGGGCGCCGGGACGACGCAGCGCGTGCAGCTTCTGCCGGAGCTCAAGGTCCGTGGATCCGCGACACATCCAGGGATCGTTTGA
- a CDS encoding TNT domain-containing protein, protein MRTVLAALGVATAMAAAPTATAVAEPKPSSSARHEPCTGEFHKDARLGPKWLPKKWQEPVGPLLKGWKRTGGLSPSSFLKKYWEGPAESGGWKYPPNDGFETANGQVDKHPEELEEGELLDRFGSEYGSFLAPAGDSYAERALPPQNLNTRDAAVACDYRVYEVSKPFHVWQGGIAPWFAQPGGGQQIKLDPVFLDPGEGQRLNVKWLLEHGYLEPAND, encoded by the coding sequence ATGCGTACTGTGCTGGCTGCATTGGGCGTGGCGACCGCGATGGCGGCGGCACCCACGGCGACGGCGGTGGCGGAGCCGAAGCCGTCGTCCTCGGCGCGGCACGAGCCCTGCACCGGTGAGTTCCACAAGGACGCCCGCCTCGGCCCGAAGTGGCTCCCCAAGAAGTGGCAGGAGCCGGTCGGCCCGCTGCTCAAGGGATGGAAGCGCACGGGTGGCCTCTCGCCGTCGTCCTTCCTGAAGAAGTACTGGGAAGGACCCGCCGAATCGGGCGGCTGGAAGTACCCGCCGAACGACGGCTTCGAGACGGCCAACGGCCAGGTCGACAAGCATCCCGAGGAGCTGGAGGAGGGCGAGCTCCTCGACCGCTTCGGATCGGAGTACGGCTCCTTCCTGGCCCCCGCGGGCGACTCGTACGCCGAGCGTGCGCTGCCCCCGCAGAACCTCAACACCCGTGACGCCGCGGTCGCCTGCGACTACCGCGTCTACGAGGTGAGCAAGCCGTTCCACGTCTGGCAGGGCGGCATCGCCCCCTGGTTCGCGCAGCCCGGCGGCGGCCAGCAGATCAAGCTCGACCCGGTCTTCCTGGACCCGGGCGAGGGTCAGCGTCTGAACGTGAAGTGGCTGCTGGAGCACGGCTACCTCGAGCCCGCGAACGACTAG
- a CDS encoding carbohydrate ABC transporter permease produces the protein MTTTAPPARATRTADAPVPARGARTRARRREHVACGVLMAPFLILLVAVFLIPVGTAVWLSFFSDDQPGLGFGPEKTVFVGLRSYTAVLTDPTFLGSLGTVALYCLIYIPFMVIGALALALLLDSGVVRLRAWAQLGLFLPHAVPGIIAALIWLYLYTPGLSPVVDVLSKGDIHIDFLGVNTVLPSIVNIALWSNLGYNMVIFYAALQAVPREVIEAAVVDGAGPVRTALQVKAPLVRPSIVMVAMFTLIWAMQLFTEPMLLSQSSPMINSRFSPSMYIYDAAFTRNNYGLAAAASVILLLCTVALSYGVTRWTNRSQKEAAR, from the coding sequence ATGACCACGACCGCGCCCCCGGCCCGCGCCACCCGCACCGCCGACGCCCCGGTCCCCGCCCGCGGCGCACGCACGCGTGCCCGGCGCCGTGAACATGTGGCGTGCGGTGTCCTGATGGCCCCCTTCCTGATCCTGCTGGTGGCGGTCTTCCTGATACCCGTCGGCACCGCGGTCTGGCTGAGCTTCTTCAGCGACGATCAGCCGGGTCTCGGTTTCGGACCGGAGAAGACGGTCTTCGTCGGCCTGCGCAGCTACACCGCCGTCCTCACCGACCCGACCTTCCTGGGCAGCCTGGGCACGGTCGCCCTGTACTGCCTGATCTACATCCCGTTCATGGTGATCGGGGCCCTCGCCCTCGCCCTGCTGCTCGACTCGGGCGTCGTACGGCTGCGCGCCTGGGCCCAGTTGGGGCTCTTCCTGCCGCACGCGGTGCCCGGCATCATCGCGGCCCTCATCTGGCTGTACCTCTACACGCCCGGTCTCAGTCCGGTCGTCGACGTGCTCTCCAAGGGTGACATCCACATCGACTTCCTCGGCGTGAACACCGTGCTCCCTTCGATCGTGAACATCGCCCTGTGGAGCAACCTCGGCTACAACATGGTGATCTTCTACGCCGCGCTGCAAGCCGTGCCCCGAGAAGTGATCGAGGCCGCCGTCGTCGACGGCGCGGGACCGGTGCGCACCGCCCTCCAGGTCAAGGCACCGCTGGTGCGCCCCTCGATCGTCATGGTCGCCATGTTCACCCTGATCTGGGCGATGCAGCTGTTCACCGAACCGATGCTGCTCAGCCAGTCGTCCCCGATGATCAACTCGCGCTTCTCGCCCAGCATGTACATCTACGACGCGGCCTTCACCCGCAACAACTACGGCCTCGCCGCGGCGGCCTCGGTGATCCTGCTCCTGTGCACGGTCGCCCTCTCCTACGGCGTCACCCGCTGGACCAACCGCT
- a CDS encoding membrane-associated oxidoreductase has translation MEITDLTPAERRVWQAFPLGEGVDFRESPEVRESPEDDPGTGGSWGPERTVRAEVLRALLLNGPTEDGEIAGMKLTGARITGCLDLMYGTVEQPVRLRSCHFDEAPNLYGAQVRTLALGDSVLPGLKAGTLRVESALRITCCRIAGPVRLAGAQITGAFFANGAELGTPHDPGAPDAPDPETAAEAVLQLNHAVIGADVWAPGLVAHGQVRMNGATVGGQVNLDGAEVGGGPGEIALDVETLSVGTDLRAKRLRARGTVNLSGARIPRHVNLAHARLSHPGGTALRASSCVVGELWLREAAPIQGTVNLRRSQLDLLYVSPEVWPDQVKLDGLGYRRLAPDLPAEQRLPLLERETTGYLPQSYEQLAAAYRTVGDEAAARTVQLAKLRRHRRTLPAYARIWGHLQDVTVGYGFRPMRAAGWLLVLLLTGAVAFALHHPRPLKSDEAPHFNPVFYTLDLLLPIIGFGQESAFAPDGRYQWLSYLLIATGWVLVTTVAAGITRSLSRQ, from the coding sequence ATGGAGATCACCGACCTGACACCCGCGGAGCGCCGCGTCTGGCAGGCGTTTCCGCTCGGCGAGGGCGTCGACTTCCGCGAGAGCCCCGAGGTCCGTGAGAGCCCCGAGGACGATCCCGGGACCGGTGGGTCCTGGGGGCCCGAGCGGACCGTGCGCGCCGAGGTGCTGAGGGCGCTGCTGCTCAACGGGCCGACGGAGGACGGCGAGATCGCCGGCATGAAGTTGACGGGCGCGCGGATCACCGGGTGCCTCGACCTCATGTACGGGACGGTCGAGCAGCCCGTACGGCTGCGGTCCTGCCACTTCGATGAGGCGCCGAACCTGTACGGGGCCCAGGTCCGCACGCTGGCGCTCGGCGACTCGGTTCTGCCGGGGCTGAAGGCGGGCACCCTCCGGGTCGAGTCGGCCCTGCGGATCACCTGCTGCCGGATAGCGGGCCCCGTGCGGCTCGCGGGCGCGCAGATCACCGGCGCCTTCTTCGCCAACGGGGCGGAGCTGGGCACCCCGCACGACCCCGGGGCGCCGGACGCGCCGGACCCCGAAACCGCGGCGGAAGCGGTGCTCCAGCTGAACCACGCGGTGATCGGCGCCGACGTATGGGCCCCCGGCCTGGTGGCCCATGGCCAGGTCCGGATGAACGGAGCCACCGTCGGGGGCCAGGTCAACCTCGACGGCGCCGAAGTGGGCGGCGGCCCCGGTGAGATCGCCCTGGACGTCGAGACCCTGTCGGTCGGCACCGATCTGCGGGCCAAGCGGCTGCGCGCCCGCGGCACGGTCAACCTGAGCGGCGCCAGAATCCCGCGGCACGTCAATCTGGCCCACGCCCGCCTCTCCCACCCCGGCGGGACGGCGCTGCGCGCCAGCAGCTGTGTCGTCGGGGAGCTGTGGCTGCGGGAGGCCGCTCCGATCCAGGGGACCGTGAACCTGCGGCGCTCCCAGCTGGACCTGCTGTACGTCTCCCCGGAGGTGTGGCCCGACCAGGTCAAGCTCGATGGCCTCGGCTACCGCAGGCTCGCCCCTGACCTGCCCGCGGAGCAGCGGCTGCCGCTCCTCGAGCGTGAGACGACCGGCTATCTCCCGCAGAGCTACGAGCAGTTGGCCGCCGCGTACCGCACGGTGGGCGACGAGGCCGCCGCCCGCACCGTGCAGCTGGCCAAGCTCCGCCGCCACCGGCGCACCCTGCCCGCGTACGCCAGGATCTGGGGCCACCTTCAGGATGTGACGGTCGGCTACGGATTCCGCCCGATGCGCGCCGCGGGGTGGCTGCTGGTGTTGCTCCTCACCGGCGCCGTCGCCTTCGCCCTCCACCATCCGCGCCCGCTGAAGTCCGACGAGGCCCCGCACTTCAACCCCGTCTTCTACACCCTTGACCTGCTCCTTCCGATCATCGGCTTCGGGCAGGAGTCGGCCTTCGCGCCGGACGGCCGCTACCAGTGGCTCTCGTATCTGCTGATCGCCACGGGCTGGGTCCTGGTCACCACGGTCGCGGCCGGCATCACGCGCTCGCTCAGCCGCCAGTGA
- a CDS encoding ABC transporter substrate-binding protein gives MPGRPSRRSLLAVTAAVPMAGALSACSGSTGSTSRSKGGTTRITFWSALRGSQEVVDAFNKTHDRIQVEFQQIPSGAMGGYAKLSNAARAQNAPDVATIEYPQVPGFAIDGVARDITSLMSDRLRAKLLPQALGLTTFEKRVFTVPLDVEPMVLHYRSDLFESYGIEVPRTWEEFTEAARTVRDKDRDRRLALFPTDGGTQFAAWAWQAGAQWFDTRDGAWNVSLTDRPTRKVAAYWQGLIDEDLLFVNASESRHHDAQLGEGLILARLTGAWDAGSQMNARPGQKGQWAIAPLPQWDPENPVVGTHGGSTFAVTKDSRHPEAAMEFIEWQVSHPDALRARLSSGTSSQYPAVPDLVPVGRKAFDRTYYSGQDIYRLFEEQAGTIGDGWVWGPRMTATQRVLQDGFARAGGGKGSLIDAVRAAHDGTMPDLKALGLSITEHST, from the coding sequence ATGCCTGGTCGACCGAGCCGCCGGTCCCTGCTCGCCGTGACAGCCGCAGTTCCCATGGCAGGTGCGCTCAGCGCCTGTTCGGGCAGCACGGGCAGCACGTCGCGCAGCAAAGGCGGCACCACACGCATCACCTTCTGGTCCGCACTGCGCGGAAGCCAGGAAGTGGTCGACGCGTTCAACAAGACCCACGACCGCATCCAGGTCGAGTTCCAGCAGATCCCGTCCGGCGCCATGGGCGGATACGCCAAGCTCAGCAACGCGGCCCGGGCCCAAAACGCCCCGGACGTCGCCACCATCGAGTACCCCCAGGTCCCCGGCTTCGCCATCGACGGCGTCGCCCGGGACATCACCTCACTGATGAGTGACCGGCTGCGCGCCAAGCTCCTTCCGCAGGCACTTGGCCTCACCACCTTCGAGAAGCGGGTCTTCACCGTCCCGCTCGACGTCGAGCCGATGGTGCTCCACTACCGCTCCGACCTGTTCGAGTCGTACGGGATCGAAGTCCCGCGCACCTGGGAGGAGTTCACCGAGGCCGCCCGCACCGTGCGGGACAAGGACCGCGACCGGCGGCTCGCGCTCTTCCCCACCGACGGCGGCACCCAGTTCGCCGCGTGGGCGTGGCAGGCGGGCGCCCAGTGGTTCGACACCCGCGACGGCGCCTGGAACGTGTCGCTGACGGACCGGCCGACCCGGAAGGTCGCGGCGTACTGGCAGGGGCTCATCGACGAGGACCTGCTCTTCGTCAACGCCAGCGAGAGCAGGCACCACGACGCGCAGCTCGGTGAGGGACTGATCCTGGCCCGGCTCACCGGCGCCTGGGACGCGGGCTCGCAGATGAACGCAAGGCCGGGCCAGAAGGGTCAGTGGGCCATCGCCCCGCTCCCGCAGTGGGACCCCGAGAACCCCGTCGTCGGCACCCACGGCGGCTCCACCTTCGCCGTCACCAAGGACAGCCGACACCCCGAAGCCGCCATGGAGTTCATCGAGTGGCAGGTCTCGCACCCCGACGCCCTGCGCGCCCGCCTCTCCAGCGGCACGAGCAGCCAGTACCCGGCCGTCCCCGACCTGGTCCCCGTGGGCCGCAAGGCGTTCGACCGCACCTACTACTCGGGCCAGGACATCTACCGCCTCTTCGAGGAACAGGCCGGGACGATCGGCGACGGCTGGGTCTGGGGCCCGCGCATGACCGCCACCCAGCGAGTGCTGCAGGACGGCTTCGCGCGCGCCGGCGGCGGCAAGGGCTCGCTCATCGACGCCGTGCGCGCCGCGCACGACGGAACCATGCCGGACCTCAAGGCTCTTGGCCTCTCCATCACCGAGCACAGCACATGA